A window of Paenibacillus sp. 19GGS1-52 contains these coding sequences:
- a CDS encoding glutamate synthase subunit beta, whose protein sequence is MSTPTGFMEYKRQLPGDRDPEQRVKDWEEFHHHLSEEELRTQGARCMDCGTPYCHTGIDMEGGTSGCPVHNLIPEWNNLVYRGLWKEALERLHKTNNFPEFTGSICPAPCEGSCTVGLIGQPVTIKTIELAIIDKGFEEGWVVPVPPEKRTGKTIAIVGSGPAGLAAAAQLNKAGHTVTVYERSDRPGGLLTYGIPTMKLDKRIVQRRVDLLAAEGVNFVVNTEIGKDIPAQQLVDQFDAVVLCGGATKARRFNVEGSELKGVMYAMDYLNGTIKSYLASNLQDGNYASAEGKDVIVLGGGDTGSDCVATALRHGCSSITQFGTHDKAPLERDPIANPWPQFPNVYTLDYAQQEAKALFGDDPREFSIMTTKFVGDDEGNLKELHTVQIRRIVDETGRKIYQPIPGTEAVYPAQLALIAIGFDGPEQEIVQELKLDTNRRTNVKARYGKFNTNVDKVFAAGDMRRGQSLVVWAINEGREAAREVDKFLMGSTVLI, encoded by the coding sequence ATGTCTACACCTACTGGATTTATGGAGTATAAACGACAGCTCCCAGGTGATCGGGATCCTGAGCAGCGCGTTAAGGATTGGGAAGAGTTCCACCATCACTTATCCGAAGAAGAGCTTCGAACACAGGGAGCACGTTGTATGGATTGCGGAACCCCTTATTGCCATACTGGTATCGATATGGAAGGGGGCACCTCTGGTTGCCCTGTGCACAATCTGATACCGGAATGGAATAACCTGGTTTATCGCGGGTTGTGGAAGGAAGCACTAGAGCGTCTGCATAAGACGAATAATTTCCCCGAATTCACAGGCAGCATCTGTCCGGCACCTTGTGAAGGCTCATGTACGGTGGGACTGATCGGTCAGCCAGTTACGATCAAGACGATTGAATTGGCTATCATAGATAAAGGGTTCGAAGAAGGTTGGGTCGTACCTGTACCGCCAGAGAAACGTACTGGCAAGACTATTGCGATTGTGGGTTCAGGTCCTGCGGGATTGGCAGCTGCGGCGCAATTGAATAAGGCTGGACACACTGTGACTGTATATGAACGCAGTGATCGTCCAGGCGGATTATTGACTTACGGCATTCCGACCATGAAGCTGGATAAGAGAATTGTTCAGCGGCGTGTGGATCTGCTGGCTGCGGAAGGTGTTAACTTCGTAGTGAACACGGAAATCGGCAAAGATATACCTGCTCAGCAACTGGTAGATCAATTTGATGCTGTCGTGCTGTGTGGTGGAGCAACGAAGGCGCGCCGCTTCAACGTAGAGGGCAGTGAGCTTAAAGGCGTAATGTATGCGATGGATTATTTGAACGGTACGATTAAGAGCTATCTCGCTTCCAATCTTCAGGATGGCAATTATGCCTCTGCTGAAGGCAAAGATGTTATTGTTCTCGGTGGCGGAGATACGGGTTCTGACTGTGTGGCTACGGCGCTTCGTCATGGTTGCAGCAGCATCACACAGTTTGGTACACATGATAAAGCACCCCTTGAGCGTGATCCTATTGCCAATCCGTGGCCGCAATTCCCTAATGTATACACACTTGATTATGCACAACAAGAAGCCAAAGCTCTTTTTGGCGACGACCCACGTGAATTCTCTATCATGACTACCAAATTTGTCGGTGATGATGAGGGCAATTTGAAGGAGCTGCACACCGTGCAAATCCGTCGTATAGTGGATGAGACAGGTCGCAAGATCTATCAGCCGATCCCTGGCACAGAAGCTGTGTACCCAGCCCAGTTGGCGTTGATCGCAATTGGTTTCGATGGACCGGAACAGGAAATTGTTCAGGAACTGAAACTGGATACAAATCGTCGTACGAACGTGAAGGCGCGTTATGGCAAATTCAACACTAACGTAGACAAGGTATTTGCAGCTGGTGATATGCGCCGTGGGCAAAGCTTAGTAGTCTGGGCAATCAATGAAGGACGCGAAGCTGCTCGTGAAGTGGACAAATTCCTGATGGGTTCGACTGTACTCATTTAG
- a CDS encoding methyl-accepting chemotaxis protein, which translates to MKKRTSLSLSAKLVSMVVLLLIITFTSIILFNLKQLRSVSVKNSELESWSAGDDYSESLQTKLVNLRGTLQTLSTTLQEVQAKQSLSRDEVVGLLQSTLKVNTNLSGLIMAWEPNAFDGNDKALAKSNAYTDATGRFVALVNLDKDQFSIKAVGDLSTPGLADYYLKPKETKKFNVLKPTNYGTADTPYLISSVTFPILDKDGNFLGIIATALPLADLQTQAEAFKMEAGYVTLIAQDGSYAANAANPDLLAKPYADTPEKTALWADLQTGNRSIAYTQDPGGEHVMRSIKPFDVDANGDHWYVETVIPEKFINQTYNNSRLISLLITLGALLLLSALITLVIRLWVVRPLTQFGEKMKLMADGDLTQTLKVKGRDEFSQLAGHFNEMTTKLKSMFHSINELALTVGATSQQLTSSSEQTGKASESIAEAIQEVAQGAETQYRHSGDTVKEIMEMTLGIKRIAESSLTASASANVASGQTRTGSVKIKEAISQMGSMKQAADHSEQALRMLGTKSEEIGGIVGLITTISQQTNLLALNAAIEAARVGEHGRGFGVVADEVRKLADQTKQAATQIAELISEIKDGTGNAILNMSVGTEEMNKGVNIVVESGQLFQSIMAEIERVNDQIQEVSSASEQMSSSSQQVSTSVERLTVIASDAMENSSSVAAAAEEQLATMEEISSSSESLSHMVQELLDKLSKFKI; encoded by the coding sequence ATGAAAAAACGAACTAGTCTTTCCCTATCCGCTAAACTGGTATCCATGGTCGTTCTGTTGCTAATTATTACATTCACTTCTATCATCTTGTTTAATTTAAAGCAATTGCGGTCAGTTAGTGTCAAGAACAGTGAGTTGGAATCCTGGTCAGCTGGTGATGATTATTCCGAAAGCCTCCAGACCAAACTAGTCAATTTGAGAGGTACCTTGCAAACACTTTCAACTACACTTCAGGAAGTCCAAGCAAAACAATCATTATCTCGTGATGAAGTCGTTGGTTTACTACAGAGTACATTAAAGGTAAACACTAACCTCTCTGGACTAATTATGGCTTGGGAACCTAACGCATTTGACGGAAACGATAAGGCTTTGGCAAAAAGCAATGCCTACACTGATGCCACAGGAAGATTCGTTGCATTAGTTAACTTGGATAAAGATCAGTTTTCTATCAAAGCAGTTGGTGATCTGAGTACGCCAGGTTTAGCAGATTACTATCTAAAACCTAAAGAAACCAAAAAGTTCAATGTACTTAAACCGACCAACTATGGAACTGCAGATACACCCTATCTAATCTCATCAGTCACATTTCCAATCTTGGACAAGGACGGGAATTTCCTAGGGATTATAGCCACCGCGCTCCCATTAGCTGATTTGCAGACACAGGCAGAAGCCTTCAAGATGGAAGCCGGTTATGTAACACTTATTGCTCAAGATGGAAGCTATGCTGCTAATGCTGCTAATCCAGATTTGTTAGCCAAACCTTATGCTGACACTCCTGAAAAAACCGCACTTTGGGCTGATCTTCAAACAGGAAACCGAAGCATCGCTTACACACAGGACCCAGGCGGTGAACATGTAATGCGCTCCATCAAACCATTCGATGTAGATGCAAACGGAGATCATTGGTACGTCGAAACTGTCATCCCCGAAAAGTTTATCAATCAAACATATAATAATAGCCGCTTGATCTCATTGCTGATCACCCTTGGAGCGTTATTGCTGCTAAGTGCGTTAATTACACTTGTAATTCGCCTGTGGGTAGTACGGCCACTTACACAATTCGGTGAGAAGATGAAGCTGATGGCAGATGGTGACTTAACACAGACCTTGAAGGTCAAAGGGAGAGATGAGTTCAGCCAATTGGCAGGCCATTTCAACGAAATGACCACTAAATTGAAATCCATGTTCCATTCCATAAATGAATTGGCATTGACCGTTGGGGCAACTTCACAGCAGCTTACCTCCAGTTCTGAGCAGACTGGCAAAGCCTCTGAGTCGATCGCTGAAGCCATTCAAGAGGTTGCACAGGGTGCAGAAACGCAATATCGTCATTCCGGTGATACGGTTAAGGAAATCATGGAGATGACATTGGGCATTAAGCGGATTGCTGAATCATCGCTGACCGCATCAGCTTCAGCAAATGTCGCTTCGGGTCAGACAAGAACAGGAAGTGTAAAAATTAAGGAAGCTATTTCGCAAATGGGCTCGATGAAGCAAGCTGCCGACCATTCTGAACAAGCTCTTCGTATGCTTGGAACGAAGTCGGAAGAAATCGGCGGAATCGTTGGCTTAATTACAACCATCAGCCAACAAACAAACCTGCTGGCACTCAATGCAGCCATTGAGGCAGCGCGGGTCGGAGAACATGGCAGAGGTTTCGGAGTAGTTGCAGACGAGGTACGGAAGTTGGCAGATCAGACGAAACAGGCAGCCACTCAAATTGCCGAACTCATTAGTGAAATTAAGGATGGAACAGGCAATGCCATCCTTAATATGAGCGTCGGAACGGAAGAAATGAACAAGGGTGTGAATATCGTAGTAGAAAGTGGACAGCTGTTTCAGTCCATAATGGCTGAAATTGAACGTGTAAATGATCAAATTCAAGAAGTATCCTCGGCTTCAGAGCAGATGTCATCTAGCTCTCAACAGGTCTCAACATCCGTTGAACGGCTAACCGTTATTGCTAGTGATGCAATGGAGAACTCAAGTAGTGTCGCCGCCGCCGCAGAAGAACAGTTGGCCACCATGGAAGAGATTTCTTCCTCATCGGAATCACTGTCTCATATGGTGCAAGAACTGCTTGATAAACTATCCAAGTTCAAGATCTAA